A stretch of Kaistella flava (ex Peng et al. 2021) DNA encodes these proteins:
- a CDS encoding BrxE family protein, producing the protein MKEELLHKITELRLAVGYMIEKQEWWNSTFFAPHANDYLGYIFPKSTKENAGFFLDSIKFSVDAEVGANYYHLFRLPVELEEQLHKITFDIKESINSDEKALHILEQLSDGLTVEVNNGPINIGNSDQLNSDIVQAFASQYYSAFLNHHKVHPYLN; encoded by the coding sequence ATGAAAGAAGAATTACTTCATAAAATTACAGAACTGCGCTTAGCCGTTGGGTATATGATTGAAAAACAGGAATGGTGGAACAGTACATTTTTCGCCCCCCACGCAAATGATTATTTGGGTTACATATTTCCCAAATCAACTAAGGAAAATGCTGGCTTTTTTTTAGATTCAATAAAATTTTCTGTAGATGCTGAAGTAGGTGCGAATTATTATCATTTGTTTCGACTCCCCGTGGAACTTGAAGAGCAATTGCACAAAATCACTTTCGATATTAAAGAATCGATAAATAGCGATGAAAAAGCTTTACATATTTTAGAGCAGTTATCTGACGGCTTAACAGTCGAAGTTAACAATGGACCAATTAATATTGGAAATTCGGATCAGCTAAATTCCGACATTGTTCAGGCATTCGCATCACAATATTATTCTGCATTTTTAAATCATCATAAAGTACATCCCTATTTAAATTAA
- a CDS encoding DUF6804 family protein codes for MKLNLPTAIKILLAILFFLCLLPMPYGFYQLVRMLALVGFALLSFHANQQGKSTIMIIYIGLALLFQPFFKIALGREIWNTVDVIVGIGLLISIFIKPKVNVV; via the coding sequence ATGAAATTAAATTTACCTACCGCTATTAAAATCCTCTTAGCCATTCTCTTTTTTCTATGTTTGCTACCAATGCCTTACGGATTCTATCAATTGGTAAGAATGCTAGCTTTAGTCGGTTTTGCCTTGTTGTCTTTTCATGCGAATCAGCAGGGGAAGTCAACAATAATGATTATTTACATAGGACTAGCTTTGCTTTTTCAGCCGTTTTTCAAAATCGCATTGGGCAGAGAAATTTGGAATACCGTGGATGTCATTGTGGGGATAGGACTTTTGATATCGATATTTATCAAACCTAAAGTAAACGTTGTTTAA
- a CDS encoding N-formylglutamate amidohydrolase, with protein MKQAVIHIPHSSTRIPILEGYTVNGDFLEKEILKLTDWYTDDLFYSENDIIIKANFSRIFCDPERFADDEQEVMARFGMGVLYTKSDEGKLIRDITPELRTKILNGYYWVHHNALTNAVKNQLDEYGQSLIIDGHSFPHIPLKRSLDKNLNRPDFNIGTDLFHTSPKLVEASETFFNDRGFSLGIDWPYTGSIVPLEYYRKNPNVQSIMLEVNRKLYLKEDSNEKSESYLEIKKVVGEFVKTMKNIEW; from the coding sequence ATGAAACAGGCAGTTATTCATATTCCGCATTCCTCAACGCGCATTCCCATTCTCGAAGGTTATACCGTTAACGGTGATTTTTTAGAGAAGGAAATTTTAAAACTTACTGACTGGTATACCGATGATTTATTTTACTCTGAAAATGATATCATCATTAAAGCTAATTTTTCAAGAATTTTTTGTGATCCTGAAAGATTTGCAGATGACGAGCAAGAAGTCATGGCCAGGTTTGGAATGGGAGTGCTTTACACAAAAAGCGATGAAGGCAAACTGATTCGTGATATTACGCCCGAATTAAGAACGAAAATTCTAAACGGCTATTACTGGGTTCATCATAATGCATTGACCAACGCCGTAAAAAATCAATTGGATGAATACGGTCAGTCGCTCATTATCGATGGGCATTCATTCCCGCATATTCCACTTAAAAGAAGTTTAGATAAGAATCTGAACCGGCCTGATTTTAATATTGGTACCGATTTATTTCACACCAGTCCCAAGTTAGTGGAGGCTTCAGAAACTTTTTTTAATGACAGAGGATTTTCTTTAGGAATCGACTGGCCTTACACAGGTTCTATAGTTCCACTTGAATATTATAGAAAAAATCCAAATGTACAATCCATTATGCTCGAAGTCAACAGGAAACTTTATTTAAAAGAAGATTCAAATGAAAAATCTGAAAGTTATTTAGAGATTAAAAAAGTGGTAGGAGAGTTTGTTAAGACCATGAAAAATATAGAATGGTAG